The sequence below is a genomic window from Sphingobacterium sp. ML3W.
GACGACTTAGATGTAATTGAGCAGCTTTTGCACTACCATATCCCGCATTGTTGGGGCCACTAACGAGCGCATTTTTACTCACAATATTAAGAATATCACCACCTATGTTTTGCCCCTTTAAAATTGGAGCTACAGCTTGAATAACCAAAAACTGACCTTTTACCAAGACATTATAGAGCAAATCCCAATCCTCTTGCGTATGGTCTTCAATCGTTTTAGAAATTGATAATCCAGCATTATTAACAATAATATCAATTCCACCAAATGCCAATACAGCATCATTGAGTGCATGTTTAATCTGCGCTTCATTGGTTACATCAAGAATTGTGGTGATAACCGCATCTCTCCCAAATTCTGCTACAAAATCTTTCTCACAGGCAGCAAGTCGCTCAGCATTGATATCATTCAACACCACGACAGCACCTTCTTGGGCCATCTTCTTTGCAATAGCCTTACCAATACCTCCCCCACTCCCTGTCACCAACGCTATTTTACCTGAAAGTGCTTTGGGGCTTGGCATACGCTGCAACTTAGCTTCTTCCAACAACCAATACTCAATATCAAAAGCTTCTTGACGTGGCAAGGCCGTATATTCGCTAATAGCTTCAGCACCTTTCATCACATTGATTGCATTAGTGTAAAATTCAGCTGCCACACGAGCGGTTTGTTTATCTTTTGCAAATGAGAATAATCCTACGCCTGGATATAAGACAATTACGGGATTTTTATCACGAATGCTCGGACTATTTTCATGTTTACAATTTGCATAGTATTGCGCGTACATCTCTCGATAGCCTTCAAACAATGGTTCCAACTTCTTTTTCAGTTCTTCCACATTATCTAAGTTTTCAGACTTGGATAAGGTGAGTACCAAAGGCTGAATTTTAGTGCGTAAAAAATGATCCGGACAACTCGTACCTAAAGGAGCTAATCGTTCTAGATCATTTGAATTGATGAACTCCAATACACGGTCATCATCTGTAAAATGTCCAATCATATGACGCTCACTTGAACAAAAACCCCTTAATATAGGAGCTAATTTTGCAGCTTGAGCATTTCTTTCCTCTTTATTTAGGCTTTCATTCTTCTGCCCTCCAAATACAGGACTTTTTTTACCATAATTTTGTTCTAAATATGTTGCACATGTTTCAATAACATCTAATGAATTTAGATAACAATCGTAAGCAGAGTCTCCCCAAGTAAATAAACCATGCGATCCCAACATGATACCTCGGATGTCTGGATTTGCTTTTAGACAGGACTGCAGCTGTAAGCCCAAATCAAATCCAGGACGCTGCCAATCAACCCAACCGATAGAACCATTGAAAAGTTCTTCCGTTATTTTCTTTCCATCTTTTGCAGCTGCTATTGCGATAGCAGCATCTGGATGTAAATGATCGATATGTTTGAATGGCAAAAAACCATGCAAGGGCGTATCTATTGAAGGTGCTTTGGAACTCAAATCAAAAATACAGTGGTTGAATAGTTCCACCATTTCATCTTCATATGCAATCCCCCTATAGACATTTTCAAGATTGCGCAAACGTTGCAGGTATAATGCTGCAAGTCCTGATTTTTTCAATGTACCAATATCCCCTCCAGACCCCTTTATCCACATTACTTCAACATCTTCATTCGTAAGAGGATCTTTCTCCCAAACCTTACAAGAGGTATTACCACCACCATAATTGGTAATTCTTAGATCTGCACCTAAAATATTTGAACGATATAATAATAGCGCAACCTCATCACCTTCCAATGATTTCGCTTTTTGATCGTCCCACAAGTAATTTACATGTTTATACGTTTTCACTGCCATATATATTAAATTAATTTTCTAAAGTTCTTGCAAATCCTACGACGCAAATAGAAATTATGATGAGCACTATTCCACCTATTATGGAACGATAAGCAGTTTGGTTCACCCCTTTCCATTCTTTTAATACAACTCCCCAAGCATTTGAAATCAAGATGATAAACGCCATATGAAGAATCCACGAACTGGCACCGTTACCTAAACGACTCTCTCCCATTCCGTAAAAAAAGAATTGTAAATACCAAGTCGTACCAGCCAGGGCACATAAAAGTAAATTCTTAGCTTTGGGAGCATCGGATTTAGTATAATCTGAAAAGGTTTTATTTTTAAATAAAAGATAGATACACCAAATAAAGTTTGTAGTAAAGCCCCCCCACAGGATAATGATGTAAGTAACGTTATTCTGATATAGAAACTCTCCATCGTTAGGATTACTACTCTTCCACACGGAATTTGCCACATCAGCAAGCGGTTTTCCTGCCTCAATGCCAAAATTGAAACAAGCACTAAGTACTCCGGAAACCAGTGCCACTACAATGCCAAGCGTGAAGTTATAATCAGACTTTGCATCACCAGACAGTGTTGATAAACTTTTTTCTTTTGACACACCTGCCTTGCCACAAAGACACACCCCTAAGACACATATCAACAAACCTATTAATATGCAAATGCCAGATTGAGTAGTAAAGAAGTAATCTATTCCGTGCTTTCCTGTCGTTTTATTAAAAAAATAATAAATACTGGGCATCAATGACCCAAATACCATACTTAAACCTAAAATAATACTGCTACCCAACGAAACACCAAGATAACGTACCCCAAGACCATAAGTAAGCCCACCTATACCCCATAACATCCCGAATAAAAAAGTATAGGATAAAGTACCAGCATGAGCATGCATGATAATCTCTGAAAAATTAGGAATAGTTAACCATGCAGCAATTGGTGGGACAATAATCCAAGAAAAAAGACCGCCTAAGATCCACATGGACTCCCAAGACCATCCTTTCACTTTCTTATAAGGAACATAAAAACTTCCTGACGCAAAACCGCCGATGAAATGGAATATTACTCCGAAAATAGCATTCATACTTATCTTTTTAGGTATTTTACATGAACTAAATTAAATGATTTCCACATCTAAACTGTTATGCACTGTTATGCACTGTTATACATAACAGCTTAGCATCCAAATACAGATCGATGCAGTTATAAGTGGAAATCTGCTTTCAATATTTTAGAAATTGTTCTTTTATTTCCGCTTACTTTCTCTAAATAATAACATTATCAAAGTTGGTCAGATCTAAAATTGGTTAAGCCAAAGCTAATCAAATTGGATATATCAAGTGTGCAATTGGGGCTTATTCAAGGTGTAAAATGGAGACATTTCACGAATTTAATTTTTTCTAATCTGTTTTCAGCTTGTATTTAGCCTGGATCCATTTCTATAACTCTTTTGTTTAAGTTGCATTAGCACAGAAAGTTTCAAATAAATGTTTCTTTTACATTTATTTGAAAAATAGTATCTATCTTTAAAAAAGAAATCAATTTAAACCAAGTGATTTCACCCAATAACACATTCATATTTACGAACAAAAGGAATAACAAGTTATTTATCTAACTAATATTTACTAAAAAAATGAGAAAACAAATTTTGTCCATAACCTTATTCTTATGTTATTTATGCGCACCTGCTCAAGACAACACCCCTGCAGAAAAAGATCACGTCGCCTATATATTTGCCAACTTTTTAGGAAACGATATTAAAGAGGAGCAACCATTCAACATGACACATGGACAAGAGATAGATCCTGATGTTTCTAGAGACCCGAAGACTGGAAAACACCACCTCTACTGGGGGAATGGATACACTGCTGTTGCAGAGTTAAATGATGATATGCTGGGCATCAACAAAGAAAGCATAAAAGTAATTACTCCAGATAGCACCTTTCGCGAAGGAATCTATGTTTTCTATAGAAAAAACATCTATTACTCTCTTTGGTCTGAAGATGACACCAAAAGCGAAGACTATCGTGTACGATATGGAGCGTCAACCTCACCAACCGGCTCCATTCAGATACCTGATAATAACCTAATTTTAACTAAAAATCCAGAACTAGGTATTTACGGAACCGGACATAATGCCGTATTGCAAACACCTGGTGAAGATAAATGCTTTATCGTATACCATAGGATAAAACCCGTCATTCCCACATTATAGCTTATCAATTATGAGCTGTATCCAATTGATTAGATACTCATTTGCAAACCAACCTTATTCACATTTAACACAAAAACAATCAATAAAGCGCCAGATATCAACATATTTGCTGATTAGATGATGATAATTTATTCAATAATCACTAATTTTAGTAACGAAAATACGAGCAATTCTTTGAAAAATTATATATTATTCCTTGACACAGAAACATCAGGACTTCCAAAAAAATGGGACAAAAAGTATAGTGATATACAAAATTGGCCACATGCACTTCAAGTAGCATGGATTATTTTTGATGCAGATTTCAATGAAGTCAAACGGACAAACAAGTACATTTACGAACCCTTTATTTTTATAAGTCGAGAATCCGAACAAATTCATGGACTAACACCACAATTTTTAAGAGAACATGGGGAGAACAAAAAAAATGTTCTACGGAAATTAGCGCATGATTTAAAAAAATATCAGCCGTTGATCGTTGGTCATTTTTTAGCATTCGACTTGCAAGTTATCGCAGCTGAATTTGTTAGATCAAAATTAAATATACCTTTTGAACAGCTCATCTATTTTTGTACACTATGGCATAGTAAAATGTATGTAAGAAATCCCAATATGGTCCATATGAATCTATCCCACCTTCATGAAACCCTATTTACAGAAATACCTAAAGATCTACATAATGCTGAAAAGGATGCAGAAATAACTGCAAAGTGTTATTTTGAAATGGTTAACAGAAATCAACTTTCCACAGAAGATATTGAAAATCAACAAGTACGATTTGTAAATTTACTTCAACCTTAATTCCGTTTCTATGAATAATCCAGATATTATTTTAGCGCTATTAAAAACTACGGCACCTTTTCATGTTCTACCAGAATCTGTACAAAAAAGTCTAGTTGACCTAATGACGAGGTTCACATTCTCAAAAGAAGCACTTATCTATAGACAAGGTATTACTGATATTGACGGAGTTGACCTTATTTATAAAGGGCAATATGAAACATTTTTTCTCGATACGGTAGAGGACAAACGTTCGATCGAAATACATGAAAGCCCATACTGTTTTGGAGGTATTTCAGTGCTTTTAAATCGTAAAAAAGCATTAAAATCCGTCATGGTCAAAAAAGGGACCATCATATATCGGTTACCTCGTAAAGATTTTATTGAACTTTGCAATGTCAATGAGGAGTTCTTCCATTTCTTCACCAATGCATTCGGACGTAAAATGCTTGAAGAAGAATTTTCTCATTTTGTGAAATCACCTGCGTCATTTGAAGAAAGCTATTATGCCGCAGATCAGCTTTATTCACGTAAGATCGACAATATCATTTATAAAGATATTGTTTCTATAGCCTACAATACTCCTATTTATGAAGTAGCAAAAACGATGTCCCAAAATAAGGTGAGCTGCATTTTCATTACAGAAAAAGATCATATTGTTGGCTACGCAACAGATATGACACTTCGTGATAATGTTATTGGAAAACAAATAAACGTTACACAGGCCATAGGTTCTGTCATGGACAATCCCATCGTCAGTATCTCTAACCAAGCTTTTCTCTATGAGGCAGTATTGATGATGTTTCGAACAAAAACAAAATATCTTTTAGTTGAAAAAGAAGGGAAATATGTTGGCTTTTTGAGTCGTAACCGCCTGTTGAGTGAACAAGGACAATCTCCTTTAGTTTTTATACAATCTGTAAAATTAGCAGAGTCATTAACTGAATTGCAGGAAAAATGGGATAAGGTGCCTAAAATTATCAATCAATTGTTAGGTCGAGGAGTAAACGCTGCCATTACAAACCAAGTCATAACGACAATAGCCGATACCATTGCCATAAAGGTGATCGAGAAAGTTATCCAAGAAATGGGCAAGCCACCCGCTAAGTTCGTCTTTATGGTAACTGGAAGTGAGGGAAGAAAGGAACAAACACTAAAAACGGACCAAGATAACGCCATTATCTATGAAGATAAAGCCAATGAACACCGTGAACTGGTTAGAAGCTATTTCCTTAAATTTGCGAGCCGTGTTTCCGACGACTTAAATAAAATTGGATTTGTCTATTGCACTGGTGGATATATGGCTAGTAATCCCGAGTGGACACATTCTTTATCGCATTGGAAAAACAATTACAAAAGTTGGATTGAAGACACCATACCTGAAAATGCAATTAAATTTTCAACATTTTTTGATTGTAGAAGACTTTATGGCGACCAAGGAATTATAGACCAACTTAAGTCATTTTTAAATGAGGAGTTACAAAAGCCAAATGACCGCTTTTTTTCATTTATCGCGAAAAATGCTTTGCAATATGAACCACCACTAACATTTTTTAATGCGATTAAAACACAAACCATTGGCGCTTCCGAATTTCTAAACATAAAAAAAGCGATGACTCCAATTGTCGATCTAGTCCGAGTATACGCACTAAAAAACAGAATTTACGAAGAAAACACCGGCGAAAGACTTAAGAGATTGGTCGAACTTGAAGTCTTCAACCAGTCACAATACGAAGAATTGCACCAATCTTATTATTACTTAATGGCGCTGCGATTAAAAAATCAAGCGAATGAGATCATAACAACAAAATCTAATCCCGATAATTATATACGAATCGATAGTCTTACTAAAATTGAAAAAGCAACTTTAAAAGAAATTTTCAAAACCATCCATAATTTTCAATTGGGAATAAAATTCAAATTCACAAACAATCTGCTGGGATAGTACAAGCTTAGAATCTAGCAATCTGTCAATTTTTCAAAATGACAGATTGCTAGATAGCCAAGTCAGCCCTATCTTGTTAAGAAACGATATTCAGTCTTTGAAGAATACGTTTGTCCAGGACTTAGCACAGTAGATGCAAAGTTGGCATGATTAGGCGCATCTGGAAAATGTTGTGTTTCTAAACATAAAGCTGCCCTAAAACCATAAGTATGACCATTTTTACCTTTAGGATCTTGATCCGTCATGAAATTGCCACTATAGAATTGTAATCCTGGTTCAGTTGTATAGATTTCCATTGCAATACCTGTTTTTGGAGCATACAAAGAAGCTACTTTTTCAAATTCTGCAGATTTGTTCAATTCAAAATTATGATCGTAACCCTTACCTATTTCCAATTGATTGTTTTTATCATCTATTTTTGCACCTATCAATTGTGGTTTGGTAAAATCAAAAGCAGTACCCGCTACAGGTAAGCTTTTTCCAGTAGGAATAAGTGTGCCATCAACTTCCGTAATTGCGTTAGCATTGATTTGAAGCTGGTGATCCAAGATCGTTGCGTCACCCGCACCATTTAAATTAAAGTAAGCATGGTTGGTTAAATTTAAAATGGTTTCTTTATCAGTTGTCGCTTCATAGTCTATATTTAGCCCCCCATCATCTTTTATAGAATAAGTAACTTCCATGTTCACATTCCCAGGATAACCCGCTTCTTTATCTGGTGAACTATAAGCTAAAGTAATGGATGTTGCTGTATTACGAACTACATCCCACACCTTATTATAGACTCCATTTGTACCACCGTGCAATGAGTTTTCACCATCATTTTTTTCTAACAGAAAGGTCTTACCATCCAAATTAAACGAGGCTTTTCCAATTCGATTACCATATCTACCCACTACTGCTCCATAAAAATTATTCGCATTCTTTTTATATTCCTCAGCCGAATCATAACCCAAAATGACATCTGTAGGATGTCCGTCCTTATCTGGAACAACAATACTCACCAATCGAGCACCATAATTGGTTAACGTAACCGTCAATTTCCCATTTTGAAGGGTATATAATTTAACTGATTTTGCATCGATCGTCCCATCAAACGAATTCAATTGCGTCGTGTCTGTGCTTTTCGAAGCCTCCTTGTTATTTCCAGATTGGCATGACATCGTGAGTGCCGACATGACAAAGAGGATTCCATAAACTTTCTTATACATATTTATTTAATTTAAAATTAACTGTTTAGTTTTAAAACTACCAAAATCGTACATATACTACTGTTACCAAAAGCAAAGTCAATACAATCATGGCTATAACTGAAGGTTCTAATTTAAACATGGTCTTATCGAGTACAAAGGCCTTTGGATTAATTTTAGGTCCCAACAAACTGACTGATATCATCGCAATCATAGTAAAGGCAAAAGCCAATCCCATACAAATTTGGAAAGGGATCTCATATACACCATTTTTATTGAGATATGCAGTATAGATCCAGGTTTCATTTCCAAAAACTTTTGTTGCAAACTCATTAAAAAAGATGGACAGAACAAATCCCGTAATTAGACCCGTAATTGCTGCAGAGCCTGTAGTACGCTTCCAAAACATACCTAATAAAAACATGGAGAATACCCCTGGACTGATAAATCCTGTATATTTTTGAATAAATGTAAATCCCCCCGCTCCACCAATACCTAACGTGTCACTCCAAGTAAATAGTACTGCAATCAATATAGAAACAACAATAGTAATCTTTCCAATCCAAACCATTTTGGATTCACTGGCCTCTTTATCGATATATTTTTTAAAAATATCCAAGGTAAATATAGTCGCTATACTATTGGCTTTTCCTGCAAGACCAGCAACAATAGCAGCAGTAAGTGCCGCTAAGGCTAAGCCCTTCATCCCATTAGGTAAATGCCCTAAAATAGCAGAATAAGCATTATCGGCATGAAAAACTCCTCCAGGAGCCATCTCTTGTTGCAATGCACCATTTTTATAAAGTACATAAGCAGCTATTCCAGGAAGCATGACGATAATCGGCATCAATAATTTAAGAAATCCTGCGAAAAGAATACCCGTACGAGCAGTTTTCAAATCCGCACCCAAAGCACGTTGCGTAATGTATTGATTACAGCCCCAATAATTTAGATTAACGATCCAGATACCCGCAAGATACATTCCTATCCCGGGTAACATCAGATACTTATTGACATCTTCTTGTGAGGCTCCGGGACCTGGTTTATCCACGATTAAGTTAAAGTGATTGGGTGAATCTTCCATAAGTTTATTAAACCCTGCTAAAACATCCTGACCAAGCCCAAAATGTTCACTGACCATAGTCAATGCAACATAGGTTGTTGCCACACCACCAATAATCAACACGACCACTTGTATAACATCTGTAAAACCAATGACGCGCATACCACCCAGTGTAATGATAACAGCAAATACAGCTAATGCGACCATGATCATATGAAAGCTATCTCCACCACCTGCCATACTCGATATTGCGATAGCTCCGAGATATAATATGGATGTCAGATTAACAAAGACATAAAGGAACAACCAAAAGATGGCCATAATTAAACTCGTTGTCTCATTATAACGATTATTCAAAAACTGAGGCATTGTAAAGATTTTATTCTTCAAATACACCGGAATAAACCAGACCGCGACAATGATAAGGGCTACCGCAGCAATAAGTTCATAAGCGGCCACAGCTATTCCCACCTCAAAACCATTTCCACTCATGCCTATAAATTGTTCTGCAGAGATGTTGGAAGCAATGAGGGAAGCTCCAATAGCCCACCAAGTCAGAGAGCCCTCAGCTAAAAAATAATCTTTGCTACTACTTGTGTTACTTGTCTTTTTACGATATATCCAGTAGCCGTAGCCAGCTACGACAAAAAAGTAGATTATAAAAATAAGATAATCTACCGTTGCAAATTTTTCCATAATTTCCCAAATCGGTTAGTTGAAAAGTGTCCCCTTCAAATTGCTATTGAAAGGAACGCTCAATTTATTATTTTTTCAACAAATAATACAATTCATTCCATTTTAATTGATTTTCAAGATTGTTCAGTGTTGTCTTTTCATCGATGCACACAAATTCAACACCTGCTATACGAGCAAAATCTTCTAAATATTCAGGAGTTAAACTTAAACTATAAGCTGTATGGTGCGCTCCTCCCGCAATAATCCAAGCACTACAACCCACTTTCATATCCGGAAGAGGTTTCCACAGTACACGGGCTACTGGAAGATTTGGTAAAGGTTCGTTCACTTCCACACCTTCCACTTTATTAACAATTAAACGGAAGCGTGTGCCCATATCTACCAAAGAAGCGTTCAATGCACAACCGCTTAGACCGTTAAAAACAAGCCGTGCAGGAGCTGCTTTACCACCTATGCCTAATGGATGGACCTCAATACGTGGTTTATCAGCTGCTAAAGCTGGATCTACTTCTAACATATGAGAACCTAAAACCATTTCATTTTGGGGATCAAAATTATAGGTATAATCTTCCATGAATGCTGTTGTTCCCGTTAACCCCGCTCCCATTACCTTGCAAGCACGAACCAAAGCCGGAGTTTTCCAATCTCCTTCACCAGCAAAACCATAACCCTCTGCCATCAGTCGTTGTACCGATAGGCCAGGCAACTGTACCATACCATGTAAATCTTCGAAAGTATCCGTAAAACCTTTAAAATTTCCACGTTCCAAAAATTTACGTAAGCCAATCTCGATTTTGGCAGCTTCAATCAAATTATCATGGAATTCAGCTCCAACTCTGACATTATCGGCTAAATCATAAGTTTCCTCATATACGTTCAATAAAGCCGCTATTTCTTCAGAAGTACTTGCATTGATGACTTCTACCAAGTCACCAATGGGATAGGTGTTTACAGAAAAACCAAATTGAGATTCAGCTTCTACTTTATCTCCATCCGTAACAGCTACATACCGCATATTATCCCCAAATCGAGCATATTTAGCTCCCTGCCAATCGTGCCAACCAGCAGCAGCACGTGACCAAACACTAATACGTTCCAAAACCTCTTCGTCCTGCCAATACCCGGTAACAACCTTTCTACCGATATTTAAACGGGTCACGATATGTCCAAATTCACGATCACCATGAGCACTTTGATTTAGATTCATAAAATCCATATCAATACTGCTCCATGGAATGTCTCTATTATATTGTGTATGCAAATGCAATAATGGTTTTTGCAAAGCTTTTAATCCTCTGATCCACATTTTTGCTGGCGAGAAAGTATGCATCCAAGTAATGATACCAATACAATTTTCTTCCTGATTCGCAGCAACTAAAGTTTCATAAATTTCATCCGTATTCTTAACGATTGGCTTATAAATAATTTGTACAGGGATTACTTCATGTGAAGATAAATAATGGGCAATTTCTTCAGCATGAACTGCAACTTTTCGAAGTGTCTCTTCGCCATAGAGATCTTGACTACCGACAACAAACCAAACCTCAAGCTCTTTTAAATTGATATTCATATTTTCAGTCTATTTACAATTGATTTTATATATTATTTTTTACTGTCCGTAATAGGCATTACGGCCATGTTTTCTTTCATAGTGTTTTTTCACTAATGCATCTTTAAGTTTTGGAGCACTAGGATTAATCTGTTCTGTGAGAAAAGCCATTTTTGCCACTTGCTCTAGAACTGCGCTATTGTACACTGATTTTAGTCCCGTTTTCCCCCATGCAAAAGGAGCATGATTGCCTACTAGCATCATTTCCAATTCTTTATAATCAAGATTATGGTTCTTAAAATGGTCTAAAATCTGAATACCGGTTTCATATTCATAATTTCCAGCTATTCTATCATCCTCCATTGGCGGAGCACAAGGAATATCGGTAGTCAAATGATCCGCATGAGTAGTCCCAAAAATAGGAATATCACGTTGACTTTGTGCCCAAGCAGTTGCATAGGTCGAATGTGTATGGGTAATACCACCGATTCCATCCCAATGTTTATAAAGAACCGCATGCGTTTTCGTATCAGAAGATGGTCGTAGGTTTCCTTCAACAATACGACCATCAAAATCCACTATGACCATATCATTTGGTGATAATTCTTCATAAGGAACGCCACTAGGTTTAATGGCGAATACGCTTTTGTCACGATCCGAAACAGAAACATTTCCAAAGGTAAAAAGCACCAAACCTAATTTTGGTAGTTGCATATTACAGTGATAAGCTTCTTCTTTAATTGAACTGTACATGTTATATTAAAAATTAAATAGAAAATGTTGAATAAGAAACGTTATAATCTAGTATCGATAAACCCACCCAATTTCTTGTAACGATTGTACCGGGCGGCATAAATATTTGCCATTTCTACTTGTGGAAAATAGGTTTTCTCAAAACCTTGGCCCATTGCAGTCATTGCATCTTCTACACGTGTATAAATCCCTGCGACCGTAGCTGCGAACATGGCCGCGCCAATAGCACAAGTCTGCTCGCTTTTATGTATTCGAATGGGCATGTTGATGACATCCGCCATCATCTGCATAATAAAAGGAGATTTTTTTGCTACTCCTCCCAGACCAATCAAGCCCTTCACAGGGATTCC
It includes:
- a CDS encoding bifunctional rhamnulose-1-phosphate aldolase/short-chain dehydrogenase, translated to MAVKTYKHVNYLWDDQKAKSLEGDEVALLLYRSNILGADLRITNYGGGNTSCKVWEKDPLTNEDVEVMWIKGSGGDIGTLKKSGLAALYLQRLRNLENVYRGIAYEDEMVELFNHCIFDLSSKAPSIDTPLHGFLPFKHIDHLHPDAAIAIAAAKDGKKITEELFNGSIGWVDWQRPGFDLGLQLQSCLKANPDIRGIMLGSHGLFTWGDSAYDCYLNSLDVIETCATYLEQNYGKKSPVFGGQKNESLNKEERNAQAAKLAPILRGFCSSERHMIGHFTDDDRVLEFINSNDLERLAPLGTSCPDHFLRTKIQPLVLTLSKSENLDNVEELKKKLEPLFEGYREMYAQYYANCKHENSPSIRDKNPVIVLYPGVGLFSFAKDKQTARVAAEFYTNAINVMKGAEAISEYTALPRQEAFDIEYWLLEEAKLQRMPSPKALSGKIALVTGSGGGIGKAIAKKMAQEGAVVVLNDINAERLAACEKDFVAEFGRDAVITTILDVTNEAQIKHALNDAVLAFGGIDIIVNNAGLSISKTIEDHTQEDWDLLYNVLVKGQFLVIQAVAPILKGQNIGGDILNIVSKNALVSGPNNAGYGSAKAAQLHLSRLCAAELGPAKIRVNVINPDAVISDSNIWAGGWAAGRAKAYGVTIEELPAFYAKRTLLNEIILPEDIANACFTYVGGLLNKSTGNVLNVDGGVAMAFVR
- the rhaT gene encoding L-rhamnose/proton symporter RhaT, yielding MNAIFGVIFHFIGGFASGSFYVPYKKVKGWSWESMWILGGLFSWIIVPPIAAWLTIPNFSEIIMHAHAGTLSYTFLFGMLWGIGGLTYGLGVRYLGVSLGSSIILGLSMVFGSLMPSIYYFFNKTTGKHGIDYFFTTQSGICILIGLLICVLGVCLCGKAGVSKEKSLSTLSGDAKSDYNFTLGIVVALVSGVLSACFNFGIEAGKPLADVANSVWKSSNPNDGEFLYQNNVTYIIILWGGFTTNFIWCIYLLFKNKTFSDYTKSDAPKAKNLLLCALAGTTWYLQFFFYGMGESRLGNGASSWILHMAFIILISNAWGVVLKEWKGVNQTAYRSIIGGIVLIIISICVVGFARTLEN
- a CDS encoding family 43 glycosylhydrolase; protein product: MRKQILSITLFLCYLCAPAQDNTPAEKDHVAYIFANFLGNDIKEEQPFNMTHGQEIDPDVSRDPKTGKHHLYWGNGYTAVAELNDDMLGINKESIKVITPDSTFREGIYVFYRKNIYYSLWSEDDTKSEDYRVRYGASTSPTGSIQIPDNNLILTKNPELGIYGTGHNAVLQTPGEDKCFIVYHRIKPVIPTL
- a CDS encoding 3'-5' exonuclease yields the protein MKNYILFLDTETSGLPKKWDKKYSDIQNWPHALQVAWIIFDADFNEVKRTNKYIYEPFIFISRESEQIHGLTPQFLREHGENKKNVLRKLAHDLKKYQPLIVGHFLAFDLQVIAAEFVRSKLNIPFEQLIYFCTLWHSKMYVRNPNMVHMNLSHLHETLFTEIPKDLHNAEKDAEITAKCYFEMVNRNQLSTEDIENQQVRFVNLLQP
- a CDS encoding DUF294 nucleotidyltransferase-like domain-containing protein, yielding MNNPDIILALLKTTAPFHVLPESVQKSLVDLMTRFTFSKEALIYRQGITDIDGVDLIYKGQYETFFLDTVEDKRSIEIHESPYCFGGISVLLNRKKALKSVMVKKGTIIYRLPRKDFIELCNVNEEFFHFFTNAFGRKMLEEEFSHFVKSPASFEESYYAADQLYSRKIDNIIYKDIVSIAYNTPIYEVAKTMSQNKVSCIFITEKDHIVGYATDMTLRDNVIGKQINVTQAIGSVMDNPIVSISNQAFLYEAVLMMFRTKTKYLLVEKEGKYVGFLSRNRLLSEQGQSPLVFIQSVKLAESLTELQEKWDKVPKIINQLLGRGVNAAITNQVITTIADTIAIKVIEKVIQEMGKPPAKFVFMVTGSEGRKEQTLKTDQDNAIIYEDKANEHRELVRSYFLKFASRVSDDLNKIGFVYCTGGYMASNPEWTHSLSHWKNNYKSWIEDTIPENAIKFSTFFDCRRLYGDQGIIDQLKSFLNEELQKPNDRFFSFIAKNALQYEPPLTFFNAIKTQTIGASEFLNIKKAMTPIVDLVRVYALKNRIYEENTGERLKRLVELEVFNQSQYEELHQSYYYLMALRLKNQANEIITTKSNPDNYIRIDSLTKIEKATLKEIFKTIHNFQLGIKFKFTNNLLG
- a CDS encoding aldose epimerase family protein — protein: MYKKVYGILFVMSALTMSCQSGNNKEASKSTDTTQLNSFDGTIDAKSVKLYTLQNGKLTVTLTNYGARLVSIVVPDKDGHPTDVILGYDSAEEYKKNANNFYGAVVGRYGNRIGKASFNLDGKTFLLEKNDGENSLHGGTNGVYNKVWDVVRNTATSITLAYSSPDKEAGYPGNVNMEVTYSIKDDGGLNIDYEATTDKETILNLTNHAYFNLNGAGDATILDHQLQINANAITEVDGTLIPTGKSLPVAGTAFDFTKPQLIGAKIDDKNNQLEIGKGYDHNFELNKSAEFEKVASLYAPKTGIAMEIYTTEPGLQFYSGNFMTDQDPKGKNGHTYGFRAALCLETQHFPDAPNHANFASTVLSPGQTYSSKTEYRFLTR
- a CDS encoding sodium:solute symporter family transporter, which translates into the protein MEKFATVDYLIFIIYFFVVAGYGYWIYRKKTSNTSSSKDYFLAEGSLTWWAIGASLIASNISAEQFIGMSGNGFEVGIAVAAYELIAAVALIIVAVWFIPVYLKNKIFTMPQFLNNRYNETTSLIMAIFWLFLYVFVNLTSILYLGAIAISSMAGGGDSFHMIMVALAVFAVIITLGGMRVIGFTDVIQVVVLIIGGVATTYVALTMVSEHFGLGQDVLAGFNKLMEDSPNHFNLIVDKPGPGASQEDVNKYLMLPGIGMYLAGIWIVNLNYWGCNQYITQRALGADLKTARTGILFAGFLKLLMPIIVMLPGIAAYVLYKNGALQQEMAPGGVFHADNAYSAILGHLPNGMKGLALAALTAAIVAGLAGKANSIATIFTLDIFKKYIDKEASESKMVWIGKITIVVSILIAVLFTWSDTLGIGGAGGFTFIQKYTGFISPGVFSMFLLGMFWKRTTGSAAITGLITGFVLSIFFNEFATKVFGNETWIYTAYLNKNGVYEIPFQICMGLAFAFTMIAMISVSLLGPKINPKAFVLDKTMFKLEPSVIAMIVLTLLLVTVVYVRFW